A window of Streptomyces armeniacus contains these coding sequences:
- the dnaK gene encoding molecular chaperone DnaK produces MARAVGIDLGTTNSVVCVLEGGEPSVIANTEGARTTPSVVAFAKGGELLVGEVAKRQSVTNVERTVRSVKRHIGEDDWRFPESGSIDGKQYTAQEISARVLQKLKRDAEAYLGEDVTDAVVTVPAYFNDSQRTATKEAGEIAGLNVLRIINEPTSAALAYGLDEENDQTVLVFDLGGGTFDVSLLEIGEGVVEVKATSGDTGLGGDDWDQRIVDHLVKQFKNGHGIDLAKDKMALQRLREAAEKAKVELSAATETTINLPYVSASPEGPLHLDERLTRAQFQQLTQDLLDRCKGPFEQAVRDAGIEVAKVDHVILVGGSTRMPAVTDLVRDLTGKEPHKGVNPDEVVAIGAALQAGVLKGEVKDVLLLDVTPLSLGIETKGGIMTKLIERNTTIPTKRSEVFSTAEDNQPSVAVQAFQGEREIAAYNKKLGMFELTGLPPAPRGVPQIEVTFDIDANGIMHVAAKDLATDREQRMTITGGSALPKDDIDRMVSDAERHADEDRRKREAAETRNHAEQLAYQTENLLRENGDKVPADARQETESALSGLKEQLKAGEKAEAGSEDTAALRAAAEKVAEASQKIGSALYAQAQEQRQGAQAGTPPGTEAGAGAGAGAAGGPEGSGGAADSGEEDVVDAEIVDEDDSDSAKGGAA; encoded by the coding sequence ATGGCACGCGCGGTCGGCATCGACCTCGGCACGACCAACTCGGTGGTCTGCGTGCTGGAGGGAGGCGAACCCTCCGTCATCGCGAACACGGAGGGCGCCCGCACCACACCCTCGGTCGTGGCCTTCGCCAAGGGCGGTGAACTGCTGGTCGGCGAGGTCGCCAAGCGCCAGTCGGTCACCAACGTGGAGCGCACCGTACGGTCCGTCAAGCGGCACATCGGCGAGGACGACTGGCGCTTCCCCGAGTCCGGCAGCATCGACGGAAAGCAGTACACGGCGCAGGAGATCTCCGCCCGCGTGCTGCAGAAGCTGAAGCGCGACGCCGAGGCGTACCTCGGTGAGGACGTCACGGACGCCGTGGTCACGGTGCCCGCGTACTTCAACGACTCCCAGCGCACCGCCACCAAGGAGGCCGGCGAGATCGCAGGCCTCAACGTGCTGCGGATCATCAACGAGCCCACGTCCGCGGCCCTCGCGTACGGCCTGGACGAGGAGAACGACCAGACCGTCCTCGTCTTCGACCTCGGCGGCGGCACCTTCGACGTGTCGCTGCTGGAGATCGGCGAGGGCGTCGTCGAGGTGAAGGCCACCTCGGGCGACACCGGGCTGGGCGGCGACGACTGGGACCAGCGGATCGTCGACCACCTGGTGAAGCAGTTCAAGAACGGCCACGGCATCGATCTGGCCAAGGACAAGATGGCGCTCCAGCGGCTGCGTGAGGCCGCGGAGAAGGCCAAGGTCGAGCTGTCCGCCGCGACCGAGACGACGATCAACCTGCCGTACGTCAGCGCCTCTCCGGAGGGTCCGCTGCATCTGGACGAGAGGCTGACCAGGGCGCAGTTCCAGCAGCTGACGCAGGATCTGCTGGACCGCTGCAAGGGCCCGTTCGAGCAGGCCGTACGGGACGCGGGGATCGAGGTCGCCAAGGTGGACCACGTCATCCTGGTCGGCGGCTCGACGCGGATGCCCGCGGTGACCGACCTGGTGCGGGACCTCACCGGCAAGGAGCCGCACAAGGGCGTCAACCCGGACGAGGTCGTCGCCATCGGTGCGGCGCTCCAGGCCGGCGTGCTCAAGGGCGAGGTCAAGGACGTCCTGCTGCTCGACGTCACCCCGTTGTCCCTCGGCATCGAGACCAAGGGCGGCATCATGACGAAGCTGATCGAGCGGAACACGACGATCCCCACGAAGCGCTCCGAGGTGTTCAGCACGGCGGAGGACAACCAGCCGTCCGTGGCGGTGCAGGCTTTCCAGGGCGAGCGGGAGATCGCCGCGTACAACAAGAAGCTCGGCATGTTCGAGCTGACCGGGCTGCCCCCGGCGCCGCGCGGAGTGCCGCAGATCGAGGTCACCTTCGACATCGACGCGAACGGCATCATGCACGTCGCCGCGAAGGACCTGGCCACCGACCGCGAGCAGCGCATGACCATCACCGGCGGCTCGGCCCTGCCGAAGGACGACATCGACCGCATGGTCTCCGACGCCGAGCGGCACGCGGACGAGGACCGCCGCAAGCGGGAGGCCGCCGAGACCCGCAACCACGCCGAGCAGCTCGCGTACCAGACCGAGAACCTGCTCCGGGAGAACGGCGACAAGGTCCCCGCGGACGCCAGGCAGGAGACCGAGTCCGCCCTGTCCGGCCTCAAGGAGCAGCTCAAGGCCGGCGAGAAGGCCGAGGCCGGGAGCGAGGACACCGCGGCCCTGCGCGCCGCCGCCGAGAAGGTCGCGGAGGCGAGCCAGAAGATCGGCTCGGCCCTCTATGCGCAGGCGCAGGAGCAGCGGCAGGGCGCGCAGGCCGGTACGCCGCCCGGTACGGAGGCGGGCGCCGGAGCCGGAGCAGGAGCGGCGGGCGGCCCGGAGGGCTCCGGCGGTGCCGCGGACTCCGGCGAGGAGGACGTCGTGGACGCCGAGATCGTGGACGAGGACGACAGCGACAGCGCGAAGGGAGGCGCCGCATGA
- the grpE gene encoding nucleotide exchange factor GrpE: MNHPPAGHRSGEGPRRGPLRPVAGAPRGTGSLPRGTALADTPDTPDTPGTADTAGTADTAAGRRDAAGQGAEAEAAPRTSGAPAASGDAAVERDDCLDDLRRLKAEYDNYRKRVERDRIALREIAVANVLRRFLPALDAVARAREHGEVSGGFAQVADLLEQEAVALGMRSFGTPGEPFDPRRHEALTHTYSADVEHAVCTEVFRAGYRVGDHLLRPAQVAVGEPAPPEGDSGDSGGTADGATDTER; encoded by the coding sequence ATGAACCACCCGCCGGCCGGCCACCGCTCCGGTGAAGGCCCGCGCCGCGGGCCGCTGCGGCCCGTGGCCGGTGCCCCGCGCGGCACCGGCTCCCTGCCGCGCGGTACGGCCCTGGCGGACACCCCGGACACCCCGGACACCCCCGGCACAGCGGACACGGCCGGTACGGCGGACACGGCGGCCGGTCGTCGCGACGCCGCCGGGCAGGGGGCCGAGGCGGAGGCGGCGCCCCGTACGTCCGGCGCACCCGCCGCCTCCGGCGATGCGGCGGTCGAGCGCGACGACTGCCTGGACGACCTGCGCCGGCTGAAGGCCGAGTACGACAACTACCGCAAGCGCGTGGAACGGGACCGGATCGCGCTGCGCGAGATCGCCGTGGCCAACGTGCTGCGGCGCTTCCTGCCCGCGCTGGACGCCGTCGCCCGCGCCCGCGAACACGGCGAGGTGTCGGGAGGCTTCGCGCAGGTCGCGGACCTGCTCGAGCAGGAGGCGGTCGCGCTGGGCATGCGGTCCTTCGGGACGCCCGGTGAGCCCTTCGACCCCCGGCGGCACGAGGCGCTCACCCACACGTACAGCGCGGACGTCGAACACGCCGTCTGCACCGAGGTGTTCCGCGCCGGCTACCGGGTCGGCGACCACCTGCTGCGTCCGGCCCAGGTCGCCGTCGGCGAACCGGCGCCACCGGAAGGCGACAGCGGCGACAGCGGCGGGACCGCTGACGGCGCCACCGACACGGAGAGGTGA
- the thiI gene encoding tRNA uracil 4-sulfurtransferase ThiI, with protein sequence MPGEPCVLLKYGELALKGRNKWLFERRLRDNVRRAMAGAGRPVRLRGRRGVLVVCPEPALPDAPDAPAPADVPDAADAPCLPDEIVARAQRVMGVSVVQPALRVPKTPEAAAAAAVHLARTLGGPAASAPPSFAVRARRRDKTFPLTSDRLAAYVGESVRTELGWPVDLGGPRVAITVEVDRHEVFVATERLPGQGGLPVGASGRALVLLSGGFDSPVAAYRAMRRGLHCEFVHFTGAPFTGPSSTYKAYALARELGRFQGGARLHTVPMGEAQRALRTAGAGELQIVAQRRLMVRTADRLAERLRAQALVTGDSLGQVSSQTLANLTAVADAARLPLLRPLLGWDKAEIMAEAARIGTADISRLHDEDCCSLLVPPRVTTRAAPAALARLERRTDPDATVDRLLARTRVLLPEDTRSGATAGADATESDATAAGSPSVA encoded by the coding sequence ATGCCGGGAGAGCCGTGTGTGCTCCTGAAGTACGGCGAACTGGCCCTCAAGGGCCGCAACAAGTGGCTGTTCGAGCGGCGCCTGCGGGACAACGTGCGCCGCGCCATGGCCGGTGCCGGCCGCCCCGTACGGCTGCGCGGGCGCCGGGGCGTGCTCGTCGTCTGCCCGGAACCGGCTCTGCCGGACGCGCCGGACGCACCCGCCCCGGCTGACGTACCGGACGCGGCGGACGCGCCGTGTCTCCCCGACGAGATCGTGGCGCGCGCCCAGCGCGTGATGGGCGTCAGCGTCGTCCAGCCCGCGCTGCGCGTGCCCAAGACGCCCGAGGCCGCCGCCGCGGCGGCCGTACATCTCGCGCGCACGCTCGGCGGCCCCGCCGCCTCCGCGCCGCCGAGCTTCGCCGTACGGGCCAGGCGGCGCGACAAGACGTTCCCGCTCACCTCGGACCGGCTCGCCGCGTACGTCGGCGAGTCGGTCCGTACGGAGCTGGGCTGGCCCGTCGATCTGGGCGGGCCGCGGGTGGCGATCACCGTCGAGGTCGACCGGCACGAGGTGTTCGTCGCCACGGAGCGGCTGCCCGGGCAGGGCGGTCTGCCCGTCGGCGCCAGCGGCCGGGCCCTGGTGCTGCTCTCCGGCGGCTTCGACTCGCCCGTGGCGGCCTACCGCGCCATGCGCCGCGGACTGCACTGCGAGTTCGTGCACTTCACGGGCGCCCCGTTCACCGGGCCCTCGTCCACGTACAAGGCGTACGCGCTGGCCAGGGAGCTCGGCCGGTTCCAGGGCGGCGCGCGGCTGCACACCGTCCCGATGGGCGAGGCGCAGCGCGCGCTGCGCACGGCGGGCGCCGGTGAGCTGCAGATCGTGGCGCAGCGGCGGCTGATGGTGCGTACGGCCGACCGGCTCGCCGAACGGCTCCGCGCGCAGGCCCTGGTGACGGGCGACAGCCTGGGGCAGGTGTCGAGCCAGACGCTGGCCAATCTCACGGCCGTCGCCGACGCCGCGCGACTGCCGCTGCTGCGCCCCCTGCTGGGCTGGGACAAGGCGGAGATCATGGCGGAGGCGGCGCGGATCGGCACGGCGGACATCTCCCGGCTGCACGACGAGGACTGCTGCTCCCTGCTCGTGCCGCCGCGCGTGACGACGCGGGCCGCGCCCGCCGCGCTGGCCCGGCTGGAGCGCCGGACGGACCCGGACGCCACCGTCGACCGGCTGCTCGCGCGCACCCGCGTACTGCTGCCGGAGGACACGCGCTCCGGAGCTACGGCCGGGGCAGACGCGACCGAGTCGGATGCGACCGCAGCGGGCAGCCCGTCCGTCGCGTGA